From the genome of Candidatus Poribacteria bacterium:
GGGGAACATGTATGATCCTCGTCGGATTGGCCTTCGGGGGCAATCCGAATAACGTCGTCGCCATGTGGCTTTTCGACGAGGGTCAGGGAAAAACGGTTAGGGATTCGTCGGGAAACGGCAACGACGGTGTGATCAACGGCGATCCCAAGTGGGTGGAGGGCAAATTCGGAAAAGGGCCGGAGTTCGACGGCTCTGACGACTACATCGCCGTCCCTGATTCCGATAGCTTGGATGTAAACGGCAATCAGATAACGATCGTGGCCTGGATAAAAGGGAGCGGATGGCCGGCGGCAAATCACGTCGTCCGTAAGCTACATGATCAAGCTCAAGGACATATCTATGTGCTCAGGATCCAACCCGATACGATCAGGGCTTACATAGCCACCGACGCTAAACCCTCTCCCGGTTATCAGGTGAACGGTGCTACCTCTCTCAATACCGACAGATGGTACCATGTCGCCCTCGTTTATGACGGAAATGAGATAAGGGTATATTTGAACGGAGAGTTAGACGGCTCTCAGACGGCCTCCGGAAAGATAGAGACAAGCGATGGGGAGCTGAGGATCGCCAGAGGGGACCCGGCGGGCTATTTCGCCGGAGTTATCGACGAGGTGGCGATCTTCAACGTCGCTTTGGATGAAGGGGAGATAAAGGAGATAATGGAGGGTGGATTGAAAACGAGTCTGGGCGTAAGTCCTCCCGGTAAATTGACGACGACATGGGGAGAGGTTAAGTGGTCGCTTCAAAAAGTGTTGCACTCGAGATCAAACCCGGAGTTGAGGTGAAGTTCAAAGCGGGAAAGTTCACACCTTGGTCATTTCATGAGGTTATCTCGCTTGACCTTGGCAGTTGCTCCGCCATAATATGTATGGCTGATAAGTGAGGGTAGCAGGGCGATAAAGGGGGGATTGAGGCACTATGAGCAGAGTTCTGATTCTCCTATCGCTTTGGATAGCGATCTTCCCGCTCGCCCGAACGGACGAGAAAAATTGCTGGACGTTCGAGGAGAACTTCGAGCGTGGGATCTCCAGATGGCATCTCGACGAGGGCTGGTCGGTTGAGAGCGATGGAGAAGGACATGTGCTGGCCGGGCGAGGTCACTCATGGGCCTTTCCTGAGATCGATCTCTGCTACAACTACTCGATCCAATTCAGGTTGAAACTGAGAAGAGGCGGAATCCATATCACCTTCCGAAACCTGAACGGATCGAGATACTTCCTCGGAATGAATAGGGAGATGATCTACCTGACTAAGCAGGTTGGCGATAGATTTTCCGAGCTCAAAGTTCTCAGGCCGGGCATAGGAAAGATGAGATGGTATAAGGTCGGTATACTTCTTCAGGGCGAGCATATAAGGATCTACCTGGACGACAGGCTTCGCATGAGCTACACCGACTCGTCCGACCCGCTTCTCGCCGGCAGATTTGCCCTTGAAGCCCTTGATAACTCTGAGGTTCTGATAGACGATATCAAACTGGTTGCCGTCAGACCAATCCAACAGGGAGGATGGATCAGAACCGGTGGACCGCCTGGAGGGTTGGGATACGATATCAGGATACATCCCCTCGATAAAAGCATAATGTTCGTTACCGATAACCCCTCAGGAGTTAACAAAAGCTATAACGGCGGAAGAAGCTGGGTGACGCGTAACGAGGGTATCACTTCCCGTGGCGGTCCCTCCTCCGACTCGTATCCCATCTTCTCCCTGACAATCGATCCCGTCGATCCCAATATAATCTGGGCCGGATTTCAGGGTCAGAGGGGAATATTCAAATCCTACGACTGCGGTGAAAGCTGGGTGGAGATGGACGAAGGGATTGAGGAGGATGCGATCACCATCAGATCCTTCGCCGTTGATCCTAGGGATCACAACGTGGTCTACGCCGGTGCAGAGATACCGACTGGGATAGAGGGTGTGGAGTTCGAAAGGGTGAAGGGAAAGATCTACAAGACCGTAGATGGGGGCAAGCACTGGTTTGCAATCTGGCAGGGCGGGAACCTCATCCGGACGATAATCATAGATCCGCGGGATTCGAATATCATCTATGCCGCTTCCGGTATCTTCGACAGGGAAGCTTACAACCTGAAAGGTGTGGGCGTTTTAAAATCGCCCGATGGAGGTAAAAGCTGGCGTCAGATAAACTGCGGGCTGGACAATCTCTTCGTCGGATTCCTGGAGATGCACCCGCGTAATCCGGATGTGCTGTTCGCCGCCGCGGGCAACAACGCCCTCGCTTTTGAAGGTAAACTGGGCGGGATATACAAAACAACAGATGGCGGGGAGCATTGGAAGAAGGTCCTGGGAGATGATATCTTCACGGTGGTCGTGATTGCCCCCTCTGATCCGGATATAGTCTATGCGGGAAGCGCTGGAGCGTTTTACCGGAGCGAGGACGGCGGGGAGACGTGGATGAGGCTCTCCAAGCCCGAAGGGTGTTATGGCCCTCCAGGGATACGGGCCGGGGTACCTATAAGCGCAGCCGTTGATCCGGATGACCCTTATACGATCTTCGTTAACAACTACGGAGGGGGATGCTTTAAATCCACCGATGGCGGAGAGACATGGGTCGATTCGAGCAGGGGATATACAGGGGCGGAGATACACGCCGTCGAGGTCGACCCACGCGATCCGAACCTCATCTACGCTATAGGACGAAGCGGGCCTTTTAAGAGCATAGACGGCGGGGAGAATTGGATCGGATTGGCCTATCATCCGGCCGATTTTGCGGAATGGTATGACATCGCACTCAATCCCAAAAGGCCCAATGAGATTCTGATAAGCGATGAGCATACCGGCACCATCCTGAAGAGCCGCGACGGAGGAAGACACTGGAGGATTGTCTACCACAAAAAGTTCAAGGGGGGCCCCCGCAACAGACACGGTTTCAAGGACATCAAATTCGCTCCCTCCAATCCGAAGGTGGTCTATGCAGGGATGAGGCAGGACAGGAACGCCGTCAACACCAACCGGATAACGCGGAGCTACGGGGTTTTTAAATCTATCGATGGAGGAGAAAGCTGGTTCGAATCGAATGGAAATTTACCGATAAGAGCGAGGAACATCAACTGTATCGCCATCGATCCGCATAACCCCGATCGGCTCTTTATCGGAACGCTGAGCATGGGTCTGTTCCTCTCGGATGACGGCGGAGAGAGCTGGAGCGCTTGCAATAACGGGCTTCGCTCGCTTGACGTGCGTGCGGTGACGATCTCACCGGTTGATCCGAGAAGGATCTTCGCCGGGTTGGGCGAAGGAGCAGGGCTGTTTATCTCGAACGACGGCGGGGAGAGCTGGCAGAAGGCCTCAGGGGGGATCGAGATCGTATGTCCGCCCTACCTCCTGCCCCTCGGCGGGGGAATTCAGGACGTCTCATATGAAAAACCATCTATCATCCTCATCTCCTCAAGCTCCTACGGCGTTCCATGGTCGGTGATAACGGATGTGGTAATCGACCCGACTGATCCAAACAGGATCTACATCTCCGATATGGCTACAGGAGTTTATATGAGCTTGGATGGCGGGAAAAGATGGAGGGTGATCAACGAGGGATTGAGGATCAAAGCCGTTAAGGATCTCGCTATATCCTCCGACGGGAGGGTCCTCTATGCGGCGACGATGGGAGGAGGGGTTTATAGGCTTCCAATCTCAAACCTTCTCAGGTAAAGGAGGGCGATTGTGGGAGATACCGATGGGAAGACATTGGGAGAACTGATCGGTTTTCAACCGAGCATCACGTATATAGCCGTCTTGCCGCCAGGGCAAAGGGCGAAAACAGGGAGGTACTTCAGAGGATCGCCGAGGACGAGCGCCGTCATTATGAGGTTTGGAGGGAATACACCCGGAGGGATGTTCCGCCCAACAGGTTTAAAGTCCTGATGTACATCATCCTTTCGAAGATCTTCGGCCTGGCGTTTTGTATAAAGCTGATAGAGAGGGGTGGCCGTCTTCATACTTATCCTGCCGTTCTTTCTCCTGAACAGCTACTATCTCTCCCTGGCATTGGCGATATCGGATGCGATCTTGGTCATACTTATCTTCACCTATTTCGTCTCGGTGGCGAAGGATCTGCCTTTTGGGAACAGGTTTGCGGAGATGGCTCTGATCAGCTTGGGCGTTGCGGCCATATCCTTCGGAATAGGGTATCTGGTGAGGAAGTTTTTGGGAGTCGAGGTTTAAGCCAACCGATTATGCAAATTCTTGCATAAATTGTGCAAAAGCTTTCATACCCACTTTGAAGTCCACTCCGCGCTGTGGTGGTGCGGATTCATGGGAATTTCCCTTCACAAACTATGCAATTTTTTGCATAGTTTGTTAATGATTTTAAACACAGCGGTTTTGCCCTCCAACCCGCATGAAATCTGAATTTCCCTGGATTTTTGACCGATTGGTATGCAATTTGCTTCTCATATTGTGCAAATAGGATGAACCGAGCGAGGGGAACGTTATCCGAAAGTTCAGCGGTCGATGGGTGATTCATCGACCGCTGAGCTACCTTTGTGTTCGGTTCATCGAAAAATTCAAGGTGGTGTGTCATGGTGAAGGCTTTAGAGAGGCTTCGTAGGGAGAGGGGCCAGGCTCTTATAGAGTACACCATCTTAGCTGGGCTCCTGGGATTGGCGATGATGGCTACGATAGCAAACGTGGCAGACCAAATCATGGATATCTGGAACGACATGACACAGGATCTAGATGTGATCGATGACGGAAATGCTGATCTGGATGTGAGGTTTCCCGTGAGCGATGAGAACGGCAGCAATCAGGATGGTGGTCTCAATCACGGCGGCATCGGAGCAGGATCAAACGATAACGAGGACGGTGGATATCGAGACCACCATGATGACAATATATGATACCTTTATCCTGTTTTGAATCATTCATCTCGCAGACCTGATCTTTCAGGTCTTTCGTATCACCGGATCGGCTGGCCGTCTCGGAAGACGGTCCAGCCGAATTTAAAGTTTGCCGCAATCACCTAATCTATGGGGGTCATAGGGGATGAGGAATAGAATTCTCACCGAATTACTTACAGCCATTTCGGCTGTAGTATTGCTATGTGTGGTCTCACAGGCATCTGCCTATCAAAATCAGAAAGCCGATTACCCGGTTGATACGATCACATCGCCGAACCTCGGCAATGCTCCAGCCGGTGGGATCCCGGCTGGAACCTCGATGCTCTTCAACTTTAACGTCAAAACCAAGGTAACTGTAGCCATAACCAGGACGGATCTCTCCCCTGAACAACAGGTTTATCAGGAGACCTTCTCATCAAGTTCAGGTTCGATCATCGCTACCAGAAACATCCACCTGGAAGCGGGTGACTATCGAATAGATGAGCGATATCACATCGAGGCCGCACCCGATATTCTGCCGAGCTTCACGGTTTTCAGCGCCGATCCTCAATTCTCGTGGAACGCGGCGGGAGCCGTGGCGGGTGATTATACGCTTTCCGTGAACGTCGTCTGGCACGACGTATCTGCCATAGTGTCCGGAGATTTCACCACCGATCCGTCGCCCGTACAGGTGAGCGGTAATCTCGGCTCGTCCATCAACGATGTAAGGGTGATCTGCTCTGATGGTCTCGATCCCAACGAACGCATCAGCGTATCCGTTCATTTCACAGGCAAATTGGATAAAAACACAAAGCTTACCTCCGGGGTCACGGGACCGGTGATATCCGATCCGAAAGCCGTTCCTTCCTCCGTATCACTTGATGGCGAAACACCTGTACTTTTAACCGCCAGCGTGACGGGCACGAACATCTCATCTGTAACGGTGGATCTGAGCCCTATAGGGGGAGGGGCCTCTCAGGAGATGTATGACGACGGAACAAATGGGGATGTTAAGGCCAGCGATGGAGTATACTCCTTCCAGACCATCCCGTTTTTCGGTATCACAGGAGGCGATAAGGAGCTAACCGTAACAGCTACCGACACAAATGGAACTGCTCATGCCGTCATCGCACTTACCATCGAACGCGGCCCCATCGTCTCAAGCACATCGGTGGGAGGAGGGGCAGGTAGGGGTAACAGAGGAGCTCAGAATCTGCAGGTGCACATCCACGGATACAACTTCGATAACGGCGATGGCCTTAATGTGCTCTTCACCCCTGATGGCATCACGGTCAAAGGCGTCACATATCTCAGCTCCACTGAGCTTGTGGCTACAATTGATATCTCTCAGGACACCTCATTAGGGGGCAGATACGTCACGGTGGTTAACCCTGACGGGAGAACTGGAATGTCCTCTCTGCCTGTCTTTGAGGTCGTGGATGCTCCATATGTAGCTGTTGATACGGTATATCCCGATCACGGCAATCAGGGGGCTAGCAATCTCATGGTTCAGATAACGGGAGCCAATTTCGTATCCGGATGTAGTATTTCGTTTGATATCTCCCCGGGTGTGCCCGATTCAAACATCACGGTCACAGGCCCCACCACAGTCAATGGCACCGGAACGGTCATAAAGACCTACATAGAAATCTCCTCAGCGGCTCCTCTGGGAGGAAGATATGTTACAGTCACAAATCCTGGAGGTGCTTCAGCCACAAGCGCATCTCCTATATTCACCGTTGTCGGAGCGCCATCCATAACGTCAGTCAGCCCATCGAGCGGTGAGTTGGGTTCCAGCATATCTGTGATCATCACAGGGGTCAACCTGGTGGGCAACAACTCTATAAGCGGTGGGTTGATAGAGGAAAACCTGCCCACCATAAGTTTCGGCGCCGTTCCCATAACTGTATCGAGCCTCTCCTATGTGGATACGACTCAGATATCGGCGACATTTGATCTGACAGCCGAAGGTCTCTCAGCGGGAACCTATACCTTCACGATTACCAACCCGGGCGGCATCCAGACCTCCAATCAGTGTGGCTTTACAGTGGTAAGCCCGCCTACTGTCACGGGAGCATCACCGGGGAGGGGTAATCTGGGAGCAAGCAACCTGGACGTCCAGATAACAGGAAGCGACTTCGTCGACGGAGCAACGGTGGAGTTCAGTGGGACGGGAATCACCGTCAACTCCGTCACTTTCAACTCCTCAACCAGCTTAACCGTTAACATAGATATCTCATCCACAGCGGCTCTAGGCAAAAGGGATATCAAGGTGACCAACCCGGGGATAGGAACCACTCCGGCCGTTGGGAACGATCTATTTGAGGTGGTAGGTCCCCCTTCGATCACATCGGTATCTCCCTCACAGGCGAATAGGGGAGCTTACATAACTCATTTCACCGTTACGGGAACCAATTTCGTCGGAACACCGACCATAACCTTCAGCGGCGATGGGATAACGGTCGTATCGGTTAACTCGATCACCTCAACAACGCTAGACGTCAATATCCAGATATCACCTACGGCGACGGAGGGCATCAGGAATATTACAGTCACAAACGCCGGTGGTGTGAGCGTGACGAGGAACAATGCTTTCAACGTTTTGGGGGATGTGACCGTTACAGGTGTAAATCCAAGCAGTCTTAACAGAGGGGTCAATAACATAAATTTGACCATCAGCGGGACGAACTTCATGAACGGAGTGACCGTCTCCTTCAATGGGACAGGCATCACTGTAAACTCCGTCACATACAACTCCCCCACCTCTCTTACGGTCAACGTAGATGTCAGTCCTAGTGCGTCGTTGGGCTCCAGAAACGTCACCGTCACCAACCCTTACAGCATAAGCAGGACAGGAGCGAATCTGTTTACCGTGCTTGGCTCGGTTGATGTGACGGGCATATCGCCTGATGTGGCAAGCACCGGAGGATCAGGTATGTCCGTGACCATAACGGGTAACAATTTCACCTCAGGCGCCACCGTCACGATAGGCGGCTGCGCCGTTACATCCGCTGTTGTTGTCGATTCTCACACCATCAATGCCGTTTTAAACGTCACAGGTGGTGCAGGGACATATGATGTGACAGTGACCAATCCTGGAGGGTCCACCGATACCTTGTCAAATGGCTTCACGATCCTAGCAGCCCCTGCTGTAACCGATATATCACCCTCATCCGGCAGCCAGGGCGCGACTAACATGGATGTGGTGATAACCGGCGAGAGGTTCGTCCCCGGGGCATCTGTATCATTCAGTGGGGGAGGCATAACGGTAAATTCCACCTCCGTGGATGCCACTTTAACCAAGATCTACGCCAACATCACCATCGATTCAACCGCTGGATTAACATCGAGAAGCGTTACAGTCACGAATCCCGGAGGAGTGAGCGTTACTAAAGCGAATGCTTTCACAGTGATCGGCCCACCGGCGGTTGTTTCAATCTCGCCGGCAAGCGCCAATATCGGCGTGACTGGACTCAGCGTGACGGTGCAGGGGAGCAACTTCACCAGCGACAGTCAGGTTTCATTTGGCGCGGGTGTCAACGTTCTTTCAGCTACCTTCATCAACAGCGGAAGAATAGATGTGACCATCTCGATTGATTCTACCGCTCCCTTGGGATTAAGAGATGTCACCGTGACCAACCCCGGCAACGTAGTCGGGATCGGATCAAATATGTTCACGGTTCTGAGCGGTCTGACGGTCACCTCTATCTCACCGAACAGGGCGAACAGAGGGGCAACACTGGTGGTGAGTATATATGG
Proteins encoded in this window:
- a CDS encoding LamG domain-containing protein; translation: MTRYILICWGTCMILVGLAFGGNPNNVVAMWLFDEGQGKTVRDSSGNGNDGVINGDPKWVEGKFGKGPEFDGSDDYIAVPDSDSLDVNGNQITIVAWIKGSGWPAANHVVRKLHDQAQGHIYVLRIQPDTIRAYIATDAKPSPGYQVNGATSLNTDRWYHVALVYDGNEIRVYLNGELDGSQTASGKIETSDGELRIARGDPAGYFAGVIDEVAIFNVALDEGEIKEIMEGGLKTSLGVSPPGKLTTTWGEVKWSLQKVLHSRSNPELR
- a CDS encoding IPT/TIG domain-containing protein — encoded protein: MRNRILTELLTAISAVVLLCVVSQASAYQNQKADYPVDTITSPNLGNAPAGGIPAGTSMLFNFNVKTKVTVAITRTDLSPEQQVYQETFSSSSGSIIATRNIHLEAGDYRIDERYHIEAAPDILPSFTVFSADPQFSWNAAGAVAGDYTLSVNVVWHDVSAIVSGDFTTDPSPVQVSGNLGSSINDVRVICSDGLDPNERISVSVHFTGKLDKNTKLTSGVTGPVISDPKAVPSSVSLDGETPVLLTASVTGTNISSVTVDLSPIGGGASQEMYDDGTNGDVKASDGVYSFQTIPFFGITGGDKELTVTATDTNGTAHAVIALTIERGPIVSSTSVGGGAGRGNRGAQNLQVHIHGYNFDNGDGLNVLFTPDGITVKGVTYLSSTELVATIDISQDTSLGGRYVTVVNPDGRTGMSSLPVFEVVDAPYVAVDTVYPDHGNQGASNLMVQITGANFVSGCSISFDISPGVPDSNITVTGPTTVNGTGTVIKTYIEISSAAPLGGRYVTVTNPGGASATSASPIFTVVGAPSITSVSPSSGELGSSISVIITGVNLVGNNSISGGLIEENLPTISFGAVPITVSSLSYVDTTQISATFDLTAEGLSAGTYTFTITNPGGIQTSNQCGFTVVSPPTVTGASPGRGNLGASNLDVQITGSDFVDGATVEFSGTGITVNSVTFNSSTSLTVNIDISSTAALGKRDIKVTNPGIGTTPAVGNDLFEVVGPPSITSVSPSQANRGAYITHFTVTGTNFVGTPTITFSGDGITVVSVNSITSTTLDVNIQISPTATEGIRNITVTNAGGVSVTRNNAFNVLGDVTVTGVNPSSLNRGVNNINLTISGTNFMNGVTVSFNGTGITVNSVTYNSPTSLTVNVDVSPSASLGSRNVTVTNPYSISRTGANLFTVLGSVDVTGISPDVASTGGSGMSVTITGNNFTSGATVTIGGCAVTSAVVVDSHTINAVLNVTGGAGTYDVTVTNPGGSTDTLSNGFTILAAPAVTDISPSSGSQGATNMDVVITGERFVPGASVSFSGGGITVNSTSVDATLTKIYANITIDSTAGLTSRSVTVTNPGGVSVTKANAFTVIGPPAVVSISPASANIGVTGLSVTVQGSNFTSDSQVSFGAGVNVLSATFINSGRIDVTISIDSTAPLGLRDVTVTNPGNVVGIGSNMFTVLSGLTVTSISPNRANRGATLVVSIYGGGFNSSITAGDVSFGSGVTVNSLSYVSQTELSAEITVDGTATIGLRDVSVTVDGVTANGDNLFHVLGAPTVSSITPSSGSRGASMMSITIEGSNFVEGADVKFESSSGIAVHSAVVDSSSRITALISISPSSPLKKWDVTVINPGNVQATGSDLFEVIGSPSITSLSPSSGNRGMPSYDVTINGSNFVEGAVASFDNSGITVNSTTFVNSSQLIANIDISSTAALGACDVTVSNPGGVSATEDNAFTVLHAAPQVLSANPSTGSKSTTLDVQITGTNFQSGATISFSGIGITVNSVSFVDSQDLLVNITIASNAPSGLRNITLTNPDGQSDTGIGLFSVGSELTVSSISPSSASPGTTLDVTITGTGFQSNSSASFGSDITVNSISYISSTQIKVNITISPSASQGSRDVSVSNPGGATATLQDGFTVTGSATLAIQDSNGNSTIYASVGDRIDLRLYLQSSQNINGVAAYLTYDTSVLEVADVITPFNQGGFLGGTVLDNDRHGDPGNGISGGQLDYVEVNHTSSATGSGVVATFQLEVIGTPPSGYTTVSFDFDEANGRVTALSVAGDGTLTPATINGKIYIGSAAPTGGTTISGKVQLQSRTNHSAQVTIEVRSHGGTVPLEKRVINTSSDGSYTLNLTTPAGTYDIAAKADGFLRQTLQNVTIPSSSLNFSLLAGDADGDNDVDLKDFNVLSASFGSVQGDPNYNSSCDFNGNDTVDLSDFAVLASNFLKAGDAAPDNGKTEDEFDLKLSSVIAGQEAKIALKGDVSSLYAYAVQIEFDPEQLQLRDAEPGDLLSGGKILYHIKIERPGLATVLASLIEEKSGLNGKGDLLRLTFRVNSWSEDTSVKLLNGISIRVRGSNEVKIGMLPKLSLILHAVPEATSLGQNYPNPFNPETWIPFRLSERAEVKIRIFDVSGKLVRVLDLGKLEPGYYEDRSRAAYWDGRNEIGEKVTSGVYIYQLLVGDRSFARKMVILK